The Nicotiana tomentosiformis chromosome 2, ASM39032v3, whole genome shotgun sequence genome includes the window AAGTTTGGATAGGGTGATAGAAAGAAGGGTGAGGAGTAGTGTGTCTATTTCAATGAACCAATTTTGTTACATGCCTGGTCATTCGACTACGGTAGTCATCCATTTGGTGAGAAGATTGGTAGATCAGTATAGGATAatgaagaaggacttgcataagGTATTCATTGATCTagagaaagaaaatgaaaaagtcCCGAGAGAAGTACTATGGAGGTGTTTGGAGGGTAAACGTGTGTGTGTAGCGTACGTCGGGTTGAGTAAGGATATGTACGATGGATCTAAGACATGGATGAGGACAACTGGAAGAGACTCATCTAACTTCCCTATTGAGACAGGGTTGCATCAGGGATCAGTCCTTAGCTCATTTTTCGTTTCCTTAGCGATGGATGCATTGACGTGACACATTCAAAGGGAGGTgacatggtgtatgttatttgcagatgatatagttctgattgacgAGATGCGAGGTGGTATTAACGAGAGACtcgaggtttggagacagactaTTGAGTTtgaaggtttcaagttgagcatgaCTAAGACAGAGGATTTGGAATGCAAGTTCAGAGATGTTACCCAGGAAGTGGacatggatgtgaggcttgatacaGAAGTCATCCCTATGAGAGGTAGTTTCAAGTACCTTTGGTCAATAATACAAGGTGATAGAGATATTGATGAGGATGTTTGATAAGtatggattttaaccacttattggtaccttcttgctttagtttttagtccgaaagtagtgATTTTTGTTTCTGAATCTAATGAAATTGTATGAATTGAAGGCATGCTAGAGGGTTTGAGCTCAATAAAGAAATATAACTCAAAAGGGAGTATCCCAGCTCAACAAGCCAAGGAGGAGCAATGCAaggaaatgtgtggtccgcaaaacATATTTTGCAGCCGTAGATGAAGATGCGGCATGCAGAAATGCAAGTGCGGCCACAGCTCTACACCTGAAGCTTCAAAAGTAGTTAGCATAAGCGTGGT containing:
- the LOC138906150 gene encoding uncharacterized protein translates to MCEANRSIDEANKRSNREWYKEAKKEAKLAVTVAKTATFECLYEELGEKSGDKKLYKLTIVRERKVGDLDQRYQAAKPYDESLDRVIERRVRSSVSISMNQFCYMPGHSTTVVIHLVRRLVDQYRIMKKDLHKVFIDLEKENEKVPREVLWRCLEGKRVCVAYVGLSKDMYDGSKTWMRTTGRDSSNFPIETGLHQGSVLSSFFVSLAMDALT